A genome region from Physeter macrocephalus isolate SW-GA chromosome 4, ASM283717v5, whole genome shotgun sequence includes the following:
- the RGS1 gene encoding regulator of G-protein signaling 1, with translation MRAAAISTPRLDKMPGVFLSANPKELKGTDHSLLDDKTQKRRPKTFGMDVKAYLRSMIPHLESGMKPSKSKDLLSAEEVKQWSESLEKLLANQTGQDVFGNFLKSEFSEENIEFWLACEDYKKTESDLLHRKAEKIYKAFVQSDAAKQINIDFHTRESTAKKIKAPTPTCFDEAQKIIYTLMEKDSYPRFLKSNIYLNLLNDLQANSLK, from the exons ATGCGAGCAGCAGCCATCTCCACGCCAAGGTTAGACAAAATGCCAGGCGTGTTCCTCTCTGCTAATCCAAAGGAACTGAAAGGAACTGATCATTCGCTTCTAGACGACAAAACGCAAAAAAGGAGGCCAAAGACTTT TGGAATGGATGTGAAAGCATACCTGAGATCTATGATCCCCCATCTGGAATCTGGAATGAAACCTTCCAAGTCCAAGGACCT ACTCTCTGCTGAGGAAGTGAAGCAGTGGTCTGAATCTCTGGAAAAACTTCTTGCCAACCAAA CTGGTCAAGACGTCTTTGGGAATTTCCTGAAGTCTGAGTTCAGTGAGGAGAATATTGAATTCTGGCTGGCTTGTGAAGACTATAAAAAAACAGAGTCTGATCTTTTGCATCGCAAAGCGGAGAAAATCTATAAAGCATTTGTGCAGTCAGATGCTGCCAAACAA ATCAATATTGACTTTCACACTCGAGAATCTACAGCCAAGAAGATTAAAGCACCAACACCCACGTGTTTTGATGAAGCCCAAAAAATCATATATACTCTTATGGAAAAGGACTCCTATCCCAGGTTCCTCAAATCAAATATATACTTAAATCTTCTGAATGACCTTCAGGCTAATAGTCTAAAGTGA